A window of Pseudomonas alcaliphila JAB1 genomic DNA:
CGCCGGCAACTGGCTGTCCGGCAGCAGGCCGCAGTGCGACTCACGGATATCCGCCAGCAAACGCTCCTGCACCTCGGCTGCACCAGAGCGCTCACCCCCGAGCGTCGGGCGCTGGCGATAGATCTGCATGATCTCGGCACGATCCAGATTGGCCGCAAGCAAGGGGTAGGGCTGCCGCAATTGATGCATCACCAGCGGCCCGTAAAGCGACCAATCCCATCCAGGTTGCCAGGCCAGGGTATCGAACGGATCGGTAATCGCCTGCCCCGCGCGCGCAGTTGTCTGGGCCTGATCAACCTTGTTCTGCTGATCAGGATTGAGCATCTCCATCAACACGCTGCCCTGCGGGCGCAGCCTGGATAGCTCGCGCAATAGCCAAAGCTGCAGGGCATGGTGATCAGGATTGTCGTGCTGCTCACCGACCAGTACCCGCTCGGCCCGTGCCAGGCGATCCAGCAGTTGCTCAGGGTCGATAGTGCGTCCGCTGGCCAGATCGACGATACGCCCCAGATCAGCATGCTCATGCCCCAGCGGAGCGAGCGGTGCCGGCGGCGGCAGCATCGGTCGGCCCTGGCAGGCAGCCAGCAGCATCAGACAGCTCAGCAGTACGACTCGCATCGAGGGCTCCAACATTCAGCGTGCGACGATCAACGGGTGGCCGCGCTCGGGATGAGTCTGCACCAGCACTTCCAGACCGAACACGGCCTGCAGCGGCTCGGCCCGCAATACTTCGACAGGCGTACCCAGCGCATGCGCCCGGCCCTGCTCCAGCAACAACAGGCGATCACAGTAACGCGCGGCCAGATTGAGGTCATGGAGGATCACCAGCACCGCCGCGCCGGATTCGGCCAAACGACGAACCGCCTGCAGGCAAGTGTGCTGATGCAGCGGATCGAGCATCGAGGTCGGCTCGTCGAGCAGCAGGATCTGCCCCTCACCGCCCGGCCACAGCTGCGCCAGCACCCGCGCCAGGTGCACGCGCTGGCGCTCCCCGCCGGACAATGCCAGGTAGCTGCGCCCTGCCAGGTGAATAGCATCGGCTGCCTGCAGCGCCTGCTGCACGATCTGCGCATCGCGCACGCGACCGCTGTCATGGGGCAGACGGCCCATGGCGACCACTTCCTCGACACGAAAGGCGAAGTTCAGACTGGAACTCTGCGGCAAGACGGCCAGACGCCTGGCCCGCTCCGGCCCGGCCCAGTCATCGAGCGCGCGCTGATCCAGCGTCACCTGCCCAGCGCTGGCCGGCAGCTCGCCGGTCATCGCTGCCAGCAAAGTGCTCTTGCCCGCACCGTTGGGCCCCAGCACACCCAGCACTTCGCCGGGGTGCAACTGCAGATCGATGCCACTGAGCACCACGCCCTGGCCGCGGCGGACTTCCAGCTGTTCAACCCGCAGCATCAGCTTCGTCCCCGCACCAGCAGATAAAGAAAGAACGGCGCACCAATCAGCGCCGTGACGATGCCGATCGGCAACTCCGCAGGCGCCAACGCCAGGCGCGCGACCAGGTCGGCCAGCAGCAACAGGCTCGCACCGGCGAGCGCGGATGCAGGGAGCAACAGGCGATGATCGGGGCCCACCAGCAGACGCATCAGATGCGGCACCACCAGGCCGATGAAACCGATCAAGCCGGCGGCCGCCACCGCAGCACCGACACCCAATGCCGTACAGAACACCAGCTCGCGCTTGAGGCGCTCCACATCGAAACCAAGGTGGCGTGCCTCCGACTCGCCCAGCAGCAGCGCGTTCAACGCCCGTGCCCGTCGCGGCAACCACAGCGCCACGGCCAGCGCGGCCAGCAACAGCGGCCAGAGTCGCGCGTAACTGGCGCCGTTGAGGCTGCCCAGGTTCCAGAAGGTCAGGGTGCGCAGGGTCGCATCGTCCGCCAGGTAGGTGAACAGACCGATGGCCGCCCCCGCGAGCGCGGTCAGGGCGATGCCCGCCAGCAACATGGTCGCCACATTGGTCTGCCCGTCACGTCGACCCAGACGGT
This region includes:
- a CDS encoding ChaN family lipoprotein, whose protein sequence is MRVVLLSCLMLLAACQGRPMLPPPAPLAPLGHEHADLGRIVDLASGRTIDPEQLLDRLARAERVLVGEQHDNPDHHALQLWLLRELSRLRPQGSVLMEMLNPDQQNKVDQAQTTARAGQAITDPFDTLAWQPGWDWSLYGPLVMHQLRQPYPLLAANLDRAEIMQIYRQRPTLGGERSGAAEVQERLLADIRESHCGLLPDSQLPAMLAVQQQRDRRMAEALLAAPQPSLLLAGAFHVRKDLGVPLHLADLSAQAGSAVLILAEVGRAVDASMADYVWFTAAQPEQDHCAKLRP
- a CDS encoding heme ABC transporter ATP-binding protein, with product MLRVEQLEVRRGQGVVLSGIDLQLHPGEVLGVLGPNGAGKSTLLAAMTGELPASAGQVTLDQRALDDWAGPERARRLAVLPQSSSLNFAFRVEEVVAMGRLPHDSGRVRDAQIVQQALQAADAIHLAGRSYLALSGGERQRVHLARVLAQLWPGGEGQILLLDEPTSMLDPLHQHTCLQAVRRLAESGAAVLVILHDLNLAARYCDRLLLLEQGRAHALGTPVEVLRAEPLQAVFGLEVLVQTHPERGHPLIVAR
- a CDS encoding iron chelate uptake ABC transporter family permease subunit encodes the protein MLVLWLSLALGPVSLPLGDTMRAALRLLGLPLTADASLQQAELILSQIRMPRTLLGLTVGMVLALCGVAMQGLFRNPLADPGLVGVSSGAALGAAVAIVGGAAFGGLPEAFAPYLLSACAFVGGLLVTALVYRLGRRDGQTNVATMLLAGIALTALAGAAIGLFTYLADDATLRTLTFWNLGSLNGASYARLWPLLLAALAVALWLPRRARALNALLLGESEARHLGFDVERLKRELVFCTALGVGAAVAAAGLIGFIGLVVPHLMRLLVGPDHRLLLPASALAGASLLLLADLVARLALAPAELPIGIVTALIGAPFFLYLLVRGRS